CTTGTGTCTCTCATCAACATCTATTAAAGATTTTGGAGGAAATTCAAACACTGTTTCATAAGTTTGAATTCCTATGTCATGAGTGAGTGGTTTTGGACGAACCGTTTTTTCTTCTACATCTAATTTTGGTTTTAAAACTGAGACAATTTCTCTTTCTGaccaaattaaatttttaggGTCATCCTTAATAGGTTCCGTTGTGGTGGAAGCATGATGGATATATACTAATGTCATAGGTTGCAATGGTGAATTTGTTCTACTATTATCACTGCGATTCTGTTCTCTTCTACTTCTATATTCTGctagatttaattttttacggggaggttttttttcttcctcctttGTAAATGTCTTTTCGCTATCTTGGACGATTATATTCTGTACTTTATCATGTAAACTATTAGTAGTAGTTACTATATTTTCATTGGAAATAGTCTTTACAATGGGTACTTGTACATTTAGTGGCTTCTTTAATACAGAAACCATTTGTTTCGTTCTTTGACTTCCTGCTTTTATAGATTTTGTTTTACTTAAGACACCTTGTCGTATCTGCAAAATATTTGCTGCTAGAGCTGAATGTATTTTCATCTGAGGTATTGCATTACTTGTAGATGCACTTTCATTTTGAGAAATAACACAACTGGTAGTATtgcttgaaatattaatttgttgaCAATTTCCCTCGCTtgctaatatttcttttctacaaATCTTTGTTTCATTTTGCAGTTGTTTTATAGGTTTATTATCTTGAATATCACTAACTGTTGTAACTCCTGACTGCTCTTCATTATTATCACTTACTTCACCTGATTCCAAACCACTATCCTTCTTTGAATTGCTGTCAGTTGAATATTCTGTATTTTTCATGAAACTTTTATTCAAATCTGATGAAAATGATTCTTTTTCATATGCTGTGTAATAATGAGATACGCTTTGATTGTCATTCTTAATAGTAATCACTTTTTTGCTGTCACTAGACTGTTTCTCATGTTCACTGTTATTATCTAAACCTTTAATACAGGAATTCATACTACAATAATCATGATCCAATTGAACTAATCCACCATCGATGGTTTTACTCTTAGTATTATTTGTCACCtaatataatacgataattattacattacttacACTTATTTAAACATTATGATTATCCAACAAtagtaataatgtaaataatattgataataataataataacaagcGTAATcaacaaagaaaattattgtcataataataataacacgtaaaaaaattgtttgcgACTGCAGAGGTGAAAtacaaatgtaatatttcataatgtgAGATCCAATTCTAAGAATTCTTCTAAtatctaatttatatattctaaCACTTCAAAAAagattaattgtttattatcttaaacaaattaatgatttaaatgtatttttatgcattagaaatatataaagatgaatatattgttataaattatttatacttaaCTATTTTCAATAGCTTGTTTCGAAAAAGTGATGCAGCAGCATCTTGCATACGTGTTCCATTACTGTGACCATTATTTTGATTACTAGACATTGCAGGTATTACTGAAATCATCTTTTTACGTGCAGATGtctaatataacataatacaatatagtcaatttttatgtttatttttattccaaatactgattttcttgttatttatacattttaatggCAAAAGCAAACATCTCAAAATTTAagcaaaaaattattgattgGCATTATTTAGTACAGAAAAATCATACAATAATCTGCCtgcaaatattttgaaaagtgGTTTCTTTTCACCTTCCCAAATTGATTTTTTGGCAGATTTTACAATAAGAAGAGAAGCTGGAAGATTAGATGAGTTtctctttattaaaatttaataaggtCAAGTAATTTCATGCGGTTACAAAATTTTGTTCGCAATTAAAATCATCCATGCACTTGAAACTTTAAGTGTACCTTCTACAAAAATCACTTAAAAGTTGATGTGTAGTTGtacaaataaacaaaaaaagcAATGTATCTGGATTTCTAAAAGAACTTTGTAAAACAGATAATTTAGTATTCAAATTTATACTAATTTGAATCATGGGGAAAAATGTTAAATCACATTCTAGTTTGCAAAatctttgaaaaagaaaagagccATATTGACCTCCCAGCcttctttttgtaaaaatcTCATCCTCAAAAATTAACTTGACAAGATAAAATGATTTACCTTTCAAAATgactataaataaattactgtACAACTTTGCTTTAGAAGTTAAGTTATATCAGTAAGAAAATGACGGTTTCTCGATTGCGCTTtcataattctttaattttgcCGAAgagtttattaataaatcatataattACCTTTATCTTTTCGATGACTTCTTTGGGTAAAGCATCTCTAATATCTTTATGTAAGTTTGAAATTTGAGGCTGTTTTATACATTGCTGTATTTCATTAGATTTCATAAATGAATCTGTCTCATATTCTGTATTCGCTCCAGCAGATGAATAAGTTGATACCAAAGTGCTTTCGGAAGCTTCAAATTGCTCAAGTAAACTCTTAACATCTCCAGCTTCCAGAACttaataataacgaaaaaatgatttatgaaTAACTATTGtagatatatatagatatttatctacaataattacatatatatctttgtTCATATATACCTGGTAATTGATTtgtagttttattattatcttgtCCACCATTTTGTATATCTTCATTGTGCTGTGagcatttttctttccttttctttttttgctttaaaaacaaatttgcaCTAATATCTTTTCCTATACTatcatatttatgtatattcttttttGACTTATTTTGACTTTTTGAATGTTTGGGTTCTATTAATGATGattttgtttctatttctatttttttactaTCATTTTCCATAAAGtcatcaattttataatatgaatTACCTTCTGTCATGTActctataaaatatagtataaaatataataactctatattacaataaaaatagttactaattatataaaaaacattattgggttggcaactaagtgattgcggattttgtcattattaggtggtattgattGCCAATCCAGTATATGTCAAATGATATAAATCTATGCCTTTATTAGTGGTTTTTAAATCTGATGTACTGTGATTACCCTGAGAAGATGAGAGACAAGACTTATTCCCTAACTCCTCTTGTTCCGTTATAAGCAAATTAGATTCTAAGCTATGTATTGCTTGTTCATCCTGAATTATGCTTTCTGCAGtgcaaaaattttttttatctgtACCATTCATGCTTAATCCTATAATATCCATGTATTCATCCATGTCTGAAGCCTAAAAAAGAATCATAAATGACAAAttcattcattaaaaataataaatttaacgaacCAAAGAATTAGCAAAACCTGTAAGTAACCAATGTGTTCTTGCCAATCTGTAAGAACTTTTGCAAAATCttctttaatattatcaattttagaaaatgtagaaatttcTGAATCTGACATTTCATCCACACTTTCATTATGTCTGAAATGACATAATATacagtaattaaattaaaattttatgatttttataaaaatactataCTCACTCATGTTCTTTTTTCCATACATTAGTAGAATTTGTAATATCAAGATGAGTTTCCATATAATCAAAATCATTTTCAACCATATGTATCAGTAGGTCTTGgggtttttccattaaattctGTTGAAacatgatatatatttattttatatatgtttcaaattttaaaagaaatatttatacctgaATTGTTTTAGTAATACTAAACTTtaaatttatagtatatataataatttagtattaatttaataattgtatagcttaaagaaaaatgtttacaCACATTCAAAATTGGTAAGTCCTTTAAAATCACTAAGAATAAATTGtcattatgtaattattttaatatgttgctttgtttttctcttttgtatttgttacattatattatttgcttctaatatataaagtataaaagtataataaaatagcagcaaaataataaataaacgcaGATCTCCTAAATATGTCTAATAATAATCAACTAAGATTATaacaattatacaatatatacgaTTATATCTAAAAACAATTATCTATAGTATTACTcacaatttaaaatttcatataacaaTCTGACTCTTTAAACGGactataaaataagaaaacgtcatatataaattCTGTCCAAAAATTAATGACACACATATCtgtgtatatttatacatccattttccaaaacttatttaattatttatgaatatcaTGCAATAATAACAcactaatttaaataaaatatatataagttaaattactaataatataaaatagaatgcATAATTTATACCTGATTAATATTCTGTAGATGtttattataacataaaatctttatataaatttacattgttaaaactcaaatagaaaattatgctaatatttactatttaacaaaaatttaacacATTTATTACCTGTTCCAAAGATAATGAAAAGTCTGAAAATTGTTCTTCatcgtgaaaatttaaaaatccagTCTCCATGACAACAATTTTCAATGAtaaactaaaaaattattgtacagCAGCAGTCTGTAATTAAagcattaaaaaatacaataagcAGAGTATTTCGTGTCTTGTATCTAAACAACCACGCGTTTATTTGAGGTTATATTCGAACAAAGTGATTCTAATTTTGCTGTACATGTATTACAatcaatgtataaaataatgtataactatttattataaactAAGTATTGAAagtcattaaaaattaaattcaaagggggataatatagaatttacaGTTAATTACCTTTTAGaagtgtaaaaatattaactatCGACAGACATCAAACTgtcaaatgaaataatatagaatccttagcgaaaaatttaaatacgtatgttagaaatattctataaaactATAATTTGTTTgtctaatataatattacgtcttgataaaaatttaatttgtaatgttTCTGATGCTACACAATCATCCCGTTTTAATTATGTTATGAGTTTCTTTGTTAGGTTCGAATCACGCTTCTTCACGCGCGTAAGTACGTATACATGACATGGCACACACATCATAAGCGCACGTGTACCAAGTACCAAACACGAACATAAAGTATAAGGAAGTATATAAAGTGCCACGCCTCCCAGttacagaaatattattaaataaaactattaatCAATCATTTTGGCCGATCGttattgatataatttaatttagtgtaaaatataatatcaacTATAAATCTGtttcatatatataagtattatttttatataatatatacaagatGAATAACATGTTGACTATATGTTGTCTACCAATCAGTAGATAGATAACTGTATacgtatgaaattttcattatg
The nucleotide sequence above comes from Bombus fervidus isolate BK054 chromosome 6, iyBomFerv1, whole genome shotgun sequence. Encoded proteins:
- the LOC139987881 gene encoding uncharacterized protein isoform X4 encodes the protein METGFLNFHDEEQFSDFSLSLEQNLMEKPQDLLIHMVENDFDYMETHLDITNSTNVWKKEHEHNESVDEMSDSEISTFSKIDNIKEDFAKVLTDWQEHIGYLQASDMDEYMDIIGLSMNGTDKKNFCTAESIIQDEQAIHSLESNLLITEQEELGNKSCLSSSQEYMTEGNSYYKIDDFMENDSKKIEIETKSSLIEPKHSKSQNKSKKNIHKYDSIGKDISANLFLKQKKKRKEKCSQHNEDIQNGGQDNNKTTNQLPVLEAGDVKSLLEQFEASESTLVSTYSSAGANTEYETDSFMKSNEIQQCIKQPQISNLHKDIRDALPKEVIEKIKVTNNTKSKTIDGGLVQLDHDYCSMNSCIKGLDNNTYEKESFSSDLNKSFMKNTEYSTDSNSKKDSGLESGEVSDNNEEQSGVTTVSDIQDNKPIKQLQNETKICRKEILASEGNCQQINISSNTTSCVISQNESASTSNAIPQMKIHSALAANILQIRQGVLSKTKSIKAGSQRTKQMVSVLKKPLNVQVPIVKTISNENIVTTTNSLHDKVQNIIVQDSEKTFTKEEEKKPPRKKLNLAEYRSRREQNRSDNSRTNSPLQPMTLVYIHHASTTTEPIKDDPKNLIWSEREIVSVLKPKLDVEEKTVRPKPLTHDIGIQTYETVFEFPPKSLIDVDERHKQRRDNNVQDKNQRSNKKHGIGSNSNRSKSRSKSKSKSRSRSRSSSNRSRSHKRSNTRHRRISHRRSSVSSSSSWSSRSHSHSRSHSRSSSRSRSRPRSRSRSRSHFRCRSRSDTRSSFSSESRYSRSRSRSTRSRSQSSSRYSSCSRSSSRSNFGRIKWSRRRRRRDRRHYISYDRHRQHSAGSYHSYRDWRRSPSTSYRRSYDNWYDREKQKQVEERRVIYVGRLDEAITKADLRRRFETFGPVVDISIHFREHGDNYGFVTFAYKNDAYEAVEHGNDDPTLPRYDLCFGGRRAFCKVKYADLDGMASSSLNSGHMLQNSEDNTFDLLLKEAKAKLRKRKV
- the LOC139987881 gene encoding uncharacterized protein isoform X3, which codes for METGFLNFHDEEQFSDFSLSLEQNLMEKPQDLLIHMVENDFDYMETHLDITNSTNVWKKEHEHNESVDEMSDSEISTFSKIDNIKEDFAKVLTDWQEHIGYLQASDMDEYMDIIGLSMNGTDKKNFCTAESIIQDEQAIHSLESNLLITEQEELGNKSCLSSSQEYMTEGNSYYKIDDFMENDSKKIEIETKSSLIEPKHSKSQNKSKKNIHKYDSIGKDISANLFLKQKKKRKEKCSQHNEDIQNGGQDNNKTTNQLPVLEAGDVKSLLEQFEASESTLVSTYSSAGANTEYETDSFMKSNEIQQCIKQPQISNLHKDIRDALPKEVIEKIKVTNNTKSKTIDGGLVQLDHDYCSMNSCIKGLDNNSEHEKQSSDSKKVITIKNDNQSVSHYYTAYEKESFSSDLNKSFMKNTEYSTDSNSKKDSGLESGEVSDNNEEQSGVTTVSDIQDNKPIKQLQNETKICRKEILASEGNCQQINISSNTTSCVISQNESASTSNAIPQMKIHSALAANILQIRQGVLSKTKSIKAGSQRTKQMVSVLKKPLNVQVPIVKTISNENIVTTTNSLHDKVQNIIVQDSEKTFTKEEEKKPPRKKLNLAEYRSRREQNRSDNSRTNSPLQPMTLVYIHHASTTTEPIKDDPKNLIWSEREIVSVLKPKLDVEEKTVRPKPLTHDIGIQTYETVFEFPPKSLIDVDERHKQRRDNNVQDKNQRSNKKHGIGSNSNRSKSRSKSKSKSRSRSRSSSNRSRSHKRSNTRHRRISHRRSSVSSSSSWSSRSHSHSRSHSRSSSRSRSRPRSRSRSRSHFRCRSRSDTRSSFSSESRYSRSRSRSTRSRSQSSSRYSSCSRSSSRSNFGRIKWSRRRRRRDRRHYISYDRHRQHSAGSYHSYRDWRRSPSTSYRRSYDNWYDREKQKQVEERRVIYVGRLDEAITKADLRRRFETFGPVVDISIHFREHGDNYGFVTFAYKNDAYEAVEHGNDDPTLPRYDLCFGGRRAFCKVKYADLDGMASSSLNSGHMLQNSEDNTFDLLLKEAKAKLRKRKV
- the LOC139987881 gene encoding uncharacterized protein isoform X2, which produces METGFLNFHDEEQFSDFSLSLEQNLMEKPQDLLIHMVENDFDYMETHLDITNSTNVWKKEHEHNESVDEMSDSEISTFSKIDNIKEDFAKVLTDWQEHIGYLQASDMDEYMDIIGLSMNGTDKKNFCTAESIIQDEQAIHSLESNLLITEQEELGNKSCLSSSQEYMTEGNSYYKIDDFMENDSKKIEIETKSSLIEPKHSKSQNKSKKNIHKYDSIGKDISANLFLKQKKKRKEKCSQHNEDIQNGGQDNNKTTNQLPVLEAGDVKSLLEQFEASESTLVSTYSSAGANTEYETDSFMKSNEIQQCIKQPQISNLHKDIRDALPKEVIEKIKTSARKKMISVIPAMSSNQNNGHSNGTRMQDAAASLFRNKLLKIVTNNTKSKTIDGGLVQLDHDYCSMNSCIKGLDNNTYEKESFSSDLNKSFMKNTEYSTDSNSKKDSGLESGEVSDNNEEQSGVTTVSDIQDNKPIKQLQNETKICRKEILASEGNCQQINISSNTTSCVISQNESASTSNAIPQMKIHSALAANILQIRQGVLSKTKSIKAGSQRTKQMVSVLKKPLNVQVPIVKTISNENIVTTTNSLHDKVQNIIVQDSEKTFTKEEEKKPPRKKLNLAEYRSRREQNRSDNSRTNSPLQPMTLVYIHHASTTTEPIKDDPKNLIWSEREIVSVLKPKLDVEEKTVRPKPLTHDIGIQTYETVFEFPPKSLIDVDERHKQRRDNNVQDKNQRSNKKHGIGSNSNRSKSRSKSKSKSRSRSRSSSNRSRSHKRSNTRHRRISHRRSSVSSSSSWSSRSHSHSRSHSRSSSRSRSRPRSRSRSRSHFRCRSRSDTRSSFSSESRYSRSRSRSTRSRSQSSSRYSSCSRSSSRSNFGRIKWSRRRRRRDRRHYISYDRHRQHSAGSYHSYRDWRRSPSTSYRRSYDNWYDREKQKQVEERRVIYVGRLDEAITKADLRRRFETFGPVVDISIHFREHGDNYGFVTFAYKNDAYEAVEHGNDDPTLPRYDLCFGGRRAFCKVKYADLDGMASSSLNSGHMLQNSEDNTFDLLLKEAKAKLRKRKV
- the LOC139987881 gene encoding uncharacterized protein isoform X1 codes for the protein METGFLNFHDEEQFSDFSLSLEQNLMEKPQDLLIHMVENDFDYMETHLDITNSTNVWKKEHEHNESVDEMSDSEISTFSKIDNIKEDFAKVLTDWQEHIGYLQASDMDEYMDIIGLSMNGTDKKNFCTAESIIQDEQAIHSLESNLLITEQEELGNKSCLSSSQEYMTEGNSYYKIDDFMENDSKKIEIETKSSLIEPKHSKSQNKSKKNIHKYDSIGKDISANLFLKQKKKRKEKCSQHNEDIQNGGQDNNKTTNQLPVLEAGDVKSLLEQFEASESTLVSTYSSAGANTEYETDSFMKSNEIQQCIKQPQISNLHKDIRDALPKEVIEKIKTSARKKMISVIPAMSSNQNNGHSNGTRMQDAAASLFRNKLLKIVTNNTKSKTIDGGLVQLDHDYCSMNSCIKGLDNNSEHEKQSSDSKKVITIKNDNQSVSHYYTAYEKESFSSDLNKSFMKNTEYSTDSNSKKDSGLESGEVSDNNEEQSGVTTVSDIQDNKPIKQLQNETKICRKEILASEGNCQQINISSNTTSCVISQNESASTSNAIPQMKIHSALAANILQIRQGVLSKTKSIKAGSQRTKQMVSVLKKPLNVQVPIVKTISNENIVTTTNSLHDKVQNIIVQDSEKTFTKEEEKKPPRKKLNLAEYRSRREQNRSDNSRTNSPLQPMTLVYIHHASTTTEPIKDDPKNLIWSEREIVSVLKPKLDVEEKTVRPKPLTHDIGIQTYETVFEFPPKSLIDVDERHKQRRDNNVQDKNQRSNKKHGIGSNSNRSKSRSKSKSKSRSRSRSSSNRSRSHKRSNTRHRRISHRRSSVSSSSSWSSRSHSHSRSHSRSSSRSRSRPRSRSRSRSHFRCRSRSDTRSSFSSESRYSRSRSRSTRSRSQSSSRYSSCSRSSSRSNFGRIKWSRRRRRRDRRHYISYDRHRQHSAGSYHSYRDWRRSPSTSYRRSYDNWYDREKQKQVEERRVIYVGRLDEAITKADLRRRFETFGPVVDISIHFREHGDNYGFVTFAYKNDAYEAVEHGNDDPTLPRYDLCFGGRRAFCKVKYADLDGMASSSLNSGHMLQNSEDNTFDLLLKEAKAKLRKRKV
- the LOC139987881 gene encoding uncharacterized protein isoform X5; translated protein: MDEYMDIIGLSMNGTDKKNFCTAESIIQDEQAIHSLESNLLITEQEELGNKSCLSSSQEYMTEGNSYYKIDDFMENDSKKIEIETKSSLIEPKHSKSQNKSKKNIHKYDSIGKDISANLFLKQKKKRKEKCSQHNEDIQNGGQDNNKTTNQLPVLEAGDVKSLLEQFEASESTLVSTYSSAGANTEYETDSFMKSNEIQQCIKQPQISNLHKDIRDALPKEVIEKIKTSARKKMISVIPAMSSNQNNGHSNGTRMQDAAASLFRNKLLKIVTNNTKSKTIDGGLVQLDHDYCSMNSCIKGLDNNSEHEKQSSDSKKVITIKNDNQSVSHYYTAYEKESFSSDLNKSFMKNTEYSTDSNSKKDSGLESGEVSDNNEEQSGVTTVSDIQDNKPIKQLQNETKICRKEILASEGNCQQINISSNTTSCVISQNESASTSNAIPQMKIHSALAANILQIRQGVLSKTKSIKAGSQRTKQMVSVLKKPLNVQVPIVKTISNENIVTTTNSLHDKVQNIIVQDSEKTFTKEEEKKPPRKKLNLAEYRSRREQNRSDNSRTNSPLQPMTLVYIHHASTTTEPIKDDPKNLIWSEREIVSVLKPKLDVEEKTVRPKPLTHDIGIQTYETVFEFPPKSLIDVDERHKQRRDNNVQDKNQRSNKKHGIGSNSNRSKSRSKSKSKSRSRSRSSSNRSRSHKRSNTRHRRISHRRSSVSSSSSWSSRSHSHSRSHSRSSSRSRSRPRSRSRSRSHFRCRSRSDTRSSFSSESRYSRSRSRSTRSRSQSSSRYSSCSRSSSRSNFGRIKWSRRRRRRDRRHYISYDRHRQHSAGSYHSYRDWRRSPSTSYRRSYDNWYDREKQKQVEERRVIYVGRLDEAITKADLRRRFETFGPVVDISIHFREHGDNYGFVTFAYKNDAYEAVEHGNDDPTLPRYDLCFGGRRAFCKVKYADLDGMASSSLNSGHMLQNSEDNTFDLLLKEAKAKLRKRKV